CTGGCCGGACCCTCCCTGACCCTGGACACCGCCTGCTCCTCCTCACTGACCGCCCTGCACTACGCAGTTCGGGACCTGCGCTCGGGCGAAGTGGAGGCGGCGCTGGTGGGCGGGACCAACGTGCTCACCAACCCGGTCATCACCGCCAGCTTCACCGAAACCGGGGTGCTTTCCTCGCGTGGCCGGTGCGCGCCCTTCGACCACAACGCCGACGGGTACGTGCGCTCCGAAGGCGCGGTGGTCCTGGTACTCACCCGTACCGGGGAAGCCACCACACGCGGGCACCGGATCTGGGCGCGGGTGACCGGGACCGGGATCGGCCACGGCGGGAAGACTCCGCACCTGTTGGCCCCACGGGCCGACCGCCAAGCACAGGCGATCCAACGGGCACTGGACGACGCAGGAATACGTCCCGGCCAGGTGGGGTGGGTGCAGGCCCACGGCACCGGCACCAAAGCGGGCGACCGCATCGAAGCGCGAGGTATCGCCCAGGCGCTGGGCGAGGGCGGTCCGGTGGCGGTGGGGTCGGTCAAGAGCGTGCTGGGCCACCTCGAAGGTGCCGCCGGAGCTCTCGGTGTCATGGCCGCTGCCCTGGCCGTTCACCACGGGCAGGCCCCACCGACCTTGCACCACCACCAGCTCCGCGCCGGACTGGAACACCAGGTGCGGGTGCCCGTGCGGGCCGAACCGTGGCCGCACACGAGCCAGGTGAACGGAGGACGAGTGGCCGGTGTGAGCGGGTTCGGGTTCGGCGGCTCCAACGCCCACGCCATCCTCACTCAAGCACCCGCCACTGATCCTCCCTCGGTCGAGGATCCGACGCCGCTACCGGAGACAGTGTTCATCTCCGCACACAGCCCGGCCGCTCTCGCCTCGGCCGCCGGCCGCCTGGCGGTCAACGCCCCCAGGGGCGGCTCGGTCGGGACAGCGGCCGACACCTCGCTCACGCGGGGTCCGCACCACCGGTGGCGGGCAGCGGTGACCGCCACCGACCTGGGCACTCTGGTCCAAGGTCTGCGCAGCCTCCAGGACGGCACCCCTGACCCGTACACCATCACCCCACGCCTCACGTTGGGGCAGCGGCCGCTGGTGGTGTTCGTCTACTCCGGGCACGGCGGGCACCACCCCCACGCCGGGACCGAACTCATGTACCGGCCCGTCTTCGCCCAATCGGTGGAGGAAGCGCGGGCGGCGCTGGCCCAGCAGACCGGCTCCCCAGTGTGGGCTCCGGGCCAGGACATCACCGGGTTCACCGACGCTCAGCACTGCACCCACCTGATCCAGGTCGGGCTCACCGCGCTCCTGGCCGATCGCGGCATCAACCCCGACCTGGTGCTCGGCCACTCGGTGGGGGAGATCGCCGCCGCCCACACCGCGCAGATCCTGGATACCGGAGCCGCGGCCCGAGTCCTGGCGCGACGCTCCGAACTCTTGGCCCAACTGACCGAGGCCGGTGGACTGCTGGCCGTCCGTGCCAGGGCCGACGAGGTCCAAGCCCTGCTCGGCCCCTACCTGGGCCGCCTCACCATCGCCTCCTACAGCGCCCCCAACGTGCAGGTGATCGCCGGACCCGAAGAGGACCTGGGCCACCTCCACACACACCTGGAGAAGGAGGGGGTGTGGTGCAAACCGGTACCGGACGTGATCCCCGCGCACTCCCCACTGATCGACCCCCTCGCGCCTGCACTCCGTGAGGCCCTGGCCGGGCTGGTCAGCGCACCGCCCCGCCTTCCCATCGTCTCGACCGCCGACCCCGACCACACCGCAGGCCACCCGCACACCTGGGGCCCGGCCTACTGGGCCGACCAGGCACGGCAGCCGGTGCGCTTCACCCAGGCCCTGCACACCACCGCCTCAGCCATGGGCCAGCGGCCGGTGGTCTTCGTGGAGATCGGCCCCAAGGTGCTGCTGGCCGAGCACATCACCCACACCCTGACCGACGTAGCGGTAACCGCCGTGACCAGCGACTCCTTTGGATTCGCTCGCGGGATCGGCCAGCTCTACACCACAGGCATCACCCCCACCGGGCCCACCACGAGGGCTCACCCGGATCTGGTGATCGCCCCGGGCTGGGACCACACCCGTAGCGGCAGCACAACCACAGATCAGCCACGGGCCCTGACACCCGCCCGGGACCAGGTCCAGGCACACCTGACCGAGGAAGTCGCACGGTTGGCGGACCTGCCCGAGGGCCTCGACCTGGACAGCACCTGGGCCCGGGTCGGCCTGGGAAGCCACAACCTGCTCCAACTCATCTCGCGCCTGCGCCGCGTCCCTGCCTGGGCTCAGGTCGATATCCAGCTCTTCCTGTCGGAGCAGACCTTCCGCCAGGTGGCCTCGACCCTGTCCGAACTCCTGCCCGGACCGAATGAACCTGCCCTGGAGGGGGTGCCGTCCGTTCTCCCCTGATCCCGGAACGGCACTCCTCGGGTCCCGTCGCTGCCGCCGAGGTAGTGGCGGGACCCGCCTTCGTCGCTGCCAACAGCCTTCGATGCGGATCCGACAGGTGAGCCGATAAGCGAGAAGAACCGGATTCCCGCAACGCGGGGAAGGACACCTCTTGAAGAGCCGTTGGTCAAGAGCGACAGTCCGCTGGACGCACCCTGAGCAGAAGCTCACCGCAGAGTCTTTCCCGTGGACCTTGGAGAAGCCGCTCGCTGTGGGGAGCGGGTACGGAGGGCTTGTGAGGCTGATGGGGGCAGGGGAGTGGGAGGTTTATTGGAGCAAAGCCTGTGGTGAGGTGTAGGCACGCATCGGACCGTGGAGCGCGCCTGGAGCCGAACCCGGGTCCCGGGTACGCGAAAACCCCAGGTCCGAGCGCTGGTGTGTGCGTTCTGACCTGGGGTTTTCCCTGGTAGGGCCCCAGGGGATCGAACCCTGAACCCGCGGATTAAAAGTCCACGGGATCACGGGTGGTTCGCCCTGCTATGCGGTGATTAGTTCCAGCCTGCCCGGGCCCCGTCGTGCCACCGGAGGTCACGGAAGACCACCGCCGACCAGGGGGTTCCGGAACACCGGAGCCACAACGGAGCTACTTCAGGACCGGCTGGCGTGCGGTCGAAATCCGCTGGATACTCGAGATGGGATCGCGGATAGATGGTGCCTCCAACTCTCCTAGCCATCCTCGTTTCCGGAGCTCATGGACACTACGAGAACGCTGGAGTCCTTTTCGATCACGGTGCCCTCGGATACCTGCGGGAGTTCGGACTTCCGGTAGACGGTGACGTTCGGATCGCCGTCCCGGTTGGAGTCCCATCGGCGTACCTGCTCGCAGATGCGTTCCGCGAGATGGTGTCCTTCAGGGCCGTGTCCGATGGCGCCGAGTTCGAGCCGGGGCTCCTCCTCGGAGATCTTGCGCACGCTCAGGTACGCCAACGATCCCTTGTTCACCAGGATCGGGTTGAGGGGAGGGATCGCGGGCTTGACCAGGTCGGTGCCCAGCGCCGGGGGTTTGGTGACCATGCGGCCGGTGCCCGGTTCGGTGCAGGCCATCTGCATCCACACGCCCTCCAGCGGGGTTTCCCCGGTGATCCGCACCCCGGACCAGGCTTCCGTCCTGGAGGTGTCCAGAGCACGGGCAAGGGCTTCATCAACGGGTGTGTCCTGGTCGAAGTGGACCGTCACCCCCTCAGCGAGCGGGAAGGCCTTCTCCCCGTCTTGGCCCTGCATGGGGATGAACCCGCACAGCCGCACTTCGCGGGCGATGAGGCGGTCATCGACCTGCTCCAGGGTCAGCGAGCGTGTCAGAGCACGCCACCGCAGCGGGATGACCATGCGCCCGCCGGGGGCGAGTTGGTCCCACCACGCCGGAGGGATGTCCCAGACTCCGGTGGTGGCGATGATCCGATCGAACGGGCCCTGGTCGGACGCCCCGTCCGCGCCGTCCCCGGTTATGACGTCAACCCGATCGTGTCCGGTGTCGAGCAGGTGGACCTGGGCCGCCGCGGTGACGTCCGGTTCGATGTCGATCGAGACGACCTTGCCTCCCGGGCCCACCAGCTCGTCCATGAGCGCGGCGTTGTAGCCGGTGCCCGCACCGATCTCCAACACCCGCATGCCGGGGCGCACGTCGAGCTGTTCCAGCTGCATCGCCACCACCGAGGGCTGGGAGATCGAGCTGATGGCCTCTCCACCGGCGGTGTGGTGGGTGACGACGTACTTGTTGGTGTAGGCCTCCTGCGGGGGGTGGGCGGGGAGGAACCGGTGCCGGGGCACCGTCGCGAAGGCGGTGCGCACGGGCTCGGTGCGGATCGCGCCCGTCTCGGCCAGTTGAGTGACCAGGGCGGCGCGCAGGTCGTCCGGGGTGCGTGTGGGGGTCGTGTCGTTCATCATCGCAGCCAGTCTAGGAAGCAGGGGTGGGCGTTCGCTGGAGAACAGGGGTTGGTCCGAGTAGCAGGCAGTTCGCCCATGTCGTCGGCCCTGTCCGGGCTAGGTCGATCCCGGCTTGGCCGTCCAACAGCCCCGGTGTTGGGGCTGCGGTGGTGGCGGGCGGCAGGGGGGTGAGGCTTCGCAGTTCGGGGAGGAGAGCGTGTTCGGCGATCCTGTTCAGGATCAGCTGGAGCCCGGTGCGGCCGTGGCATAGGCCCGGCTCGGTGAGGAGTCCCGTCTGTTTAAGGTCGGCGGCGGCGAGCAGAGCATGTTCGGCCTGGATCTGTCGGTCCCGGTCGCCGAGGGCTCGTCCGGCCAGATGGTGGGCCCAGGCGATACCGGGCGCCCCGTAGCACCAGGAGGGGCGCCCACGTTGGGGGCGGTCAGCGGTGGCTGGGAAGGGGGTGGTGACCCATTCCGGCCACCAGGACCGGTCAGGGTTCTGGTTCCAGGTGTCGAGCCAGTCAAGGATGCGCCTCATGGCCTGCGACTGGTCGGGGGTGGTGATCCCGGCCAGGTGTGTGGTGGCCAGCAGAGCAAGCGGACCGGTGATGCCGTGTGCGAGGCCGAGGTTGCCGTGCCCATTGGGGTGGGCTGGGTCCGGGTGGTCGGTGGGGGCGTTCAGCGTCCACCATCCCGGGGCCGGGCCGTGCTCGGTGTCCATCGGCTGGGTGAGCCGCACTAGGTAGGCCAGCACCTCGGGGAGGAGCCGGTGATCAGGGCAGACGGTGAGCAAGTACGTGCCCAGCCCGGTCAGGCCGCTGATCAGGTCGAACTCGCGCAGTTCCGGCAGGTTCCCGGTGTGCATGCGGACTTCGGTGTTGTTCAGGCGGCGTTCGATGAGGGAGACGGTGGCCTCGTGCACGGTGTCCAACGCTGAGGCGTAGGCCGGGTGGTCGGCGACGTGCAAGGCGAAGGCCACCGCCGGTGCTCCCTCGTAGAGCCCGGCCCGATCCCCGGCGGGTACGGCAGCGGCGACCATGATCTTCGCCCAGTCGTGGGCCTGTTCCCAGGAACCCCGACCGGTGTGGGCGCGGGCAGCGTGCGCGAGCAGGATGCCGGGGGCGCCTCGGCCCAGAGAGAACGCGTCCGCTCTCGGTTCGCTGGGTGCGTTCATGGTGCTTTCTTCCGGTCGCGGAGGGACAGGGCGACGGCGCGGGCCACCTTGAGAGCGGCGCGTTCGGTGGCGCGTTCGGCCCCGAACCAACGGTTGTGGTGCATGTGGACCAGGGACGAGAGCACATGGTCGGCGTCAAGGTGTTCGGGGAGCTGTTCGCGGTAGCCGCGGAGGGCCTGAGCGAGCTCCTTTCTGGCCGCTGCTGACGTCTCCCCCAAGGAATTCTCTGCGGGGCGGGTAATGAGGGCGAGGGCTTCAGTGGTGGTGGCGCGGGTCGTGGGGTCGGCCTGGCCATGGACAGGGTTGTCGATGAACCAGTCGCGTGCCTGCGTCTGGGTGCCCCAGAACGCGGTGGCGATGTGGAACGCTCCGGCGGCCCCGACCGCGACCGGGTCGATGCCGCTGAGGTTGGAGAGCTGGTCGGTGACCAGGCGGGTGTCGGCCACGAACACCTTCTCGGCGGCCTCCAGCGCAGGTCCGGTGCCGTAGCGTCCTGATTCGGGGCGGTAAGTGTCCAACGTCAGGTGACGACACAACCGGAAACTTCGTAGTTCTTCGGTCCACGCGCCGAGCTGAGTGGCGCAGCTGCCGTAGTCCTCCGGGTTGGTGACGGCGATGCGTAGGCGCAAGTGGTCGTGTTCGGAGCTGTCCCAGTACCGGATGAACCACACCTGCCGGTCACCCAGGCGGGAGATGAGCTGGGGCAGGTGCTGGGTGAGGAGTTCGCGTTGACGGTCGCGGGCACCGAAGATCTTGGCGCTCAACCAGTGGGCATCGGAAGATGCGGGTAGTTGATCGCGCTGGGAGGTGACCTCGACACCTGGTTTGGGCGCGGGCTTGAGGGCCTGGGTGGAGAGCAAGGTGGTCACGACTTCGTGGGGGCGCCCCTGACACCACCCATCCCCTGAGGGGGCGGGCACCTGGTGCAGCAGGGCGACCTCCTCCTGATCCAGATGGAAGCGCAGGATCGCCCGGTGAACCGCTACGGTCCGGTCCAGGACCAGGGTCTGATCACCGTGGCGCAACTCCACTATCTGCGGGAGAGCCCAGGTGTGTGCCCACTCCTTGAGGGCCTGGTCCCACTGCTCGGTTCCCACGCTGGGAGAGGCCAAGTCCGCCGAGGTGAGTCGCCAGCGCGCGGTGTGCAGGATCGCCCGACCCCGTCGAACCTGGGGCAGGTAGGGCAGATGCTTAGCAGCCCCCCAGTCCAGTTCCAAGAACGGGGTGAGGGTGCCGCGAGCGACGTTGACGAGGAACTGAGCCAGGATCGGCGGCTGCTTCTCCAACGCCAGAGCATGGAAGGCGGCGGGCTCGACCACCTGGTTCCTCCAGAGGAGGTAGAGACGCCCCCAGTCGGCAGTGACCGCCAGCTCCTCCAGCGGGATAACGGTGCCCGTCCCAGGGTGCTCCCCGATGACGATGGTGTGCTCGGTGAACCGATCGACGCGGCCGACATTCTGGGCATGGGCGTAGGCCGGTGTCGAGGCCACCTGGACCGGCAGGGCCCCTTCGACCGACGTGGGCAGGTTGGCGAACACCCGTCCCCGCGAAGAGTCCGGGGCGGTGAAACGGCCGGTGAACACCCCGGCGTGGTAGGCGGGGGTGACGGTGAGTGCGTAGGTGCCGTGGTCCAGATCCCGGAGGGTGGGTGCGTGGATGCGGGCCTTCATCTCCACGTGTGGAGGAACCCGTGGGGTCAGGTCTGCGCTGAGCCGGGCCAGGACCGTGTCGTCGAGCACGATCTCCTCAGAGCTGGTCTGGAGCGCTTCCTGGACCAGGGTCATCAGGTGGGTGTCGCGGTCGGTGACGGCGACGGGCTCCGCCTTGGGCATGGTCGAGCCCGGGTAGTCGCGCGGCAACCCCAGCCCGGTGTCGGGGTGGACCAGTTCCGTCAGCGGAACCCGGGCGCCGGTGCCGTATCGGTCCAGGAACGCCGCGTGGTACTGCTCCCACTGGGGGAACACGGTGCGCGGGGACAGGCGCAGCAGGGTGGAGGCGGCCTCGGCCATGTCCTCGGCGATGCTGCTGGGCAGGTCCACGTCGACGTCCAGGTGCAGGTCTACGCTCACCGGGGTGCGACCGCGCGGGGACAGGACCCGCATTCGCTCATGCAGAGCCTCGCGGTTCTGGTGGGCCGGGGGCGCGCTGTTGTGGTTGTCCAGGTCTTGGAGCACCCGATCCAGTTCTGTGACCAGGGGCGCGGTCTGATCGGTGACACCGTGGGTGTGTACCTGGTCCACGATGTATCGCAGCGGGTCGGTGACGGTGCTCGGAGCTCGAAGGCTGGTGATCAGCACTCCCAACCGCACGAGCGCGGCCACCATCGGCCGAACGACCACAACCTGGGCCCCGAACGTGCACGCCAGGTGATCGACCAGGTCGCAGAAGCGCACCGGTGTTTTGGCCTGGTCCAGGACCTCACGCACGGGAGCCGATGAGTCCAGGGTCACGGTGTTCAGTCGGTGGGTGAACTGGAGACGGGATCCCCGTTTCAGCAACAGGTTCGTCGCTACCACCGGCAACCGGTCCAGGAGATCGGGGTCGCTCTCCAACTGGTGGACGATGTCCTCCAACCAGTCGCTGTCGATGCGCGCGTGAGCGTGATGCTCTCCGCCCCAGCGCAGAGCCGTCGCGTCGGTGAAACGGGCCGGGGCCACCCCGGCGAACAACCCGAAGGGGGTAGGTCGGTGGCTGCGCAGCATGTAGCGGGTGATGGACACCGCCGCCTTGCGCACCTCTGGGGCAGGACGCTTCCCCGCAACAATGTCTGTCACTCGCTGAGACAACCCCGGGGTGGCGTGAGAAACCGCCTGCACAAAAGAGCGTTTCCCCCATACTTCGGCCAGCCAAGAACGGGACTCGTCCTCGTTGTTCAGATCAGGCCACCAGGAAATCGTTGGTGCATGGGCCGCAGCTCGAAATAGTCCTTCGCGTGTCGCTTGATAGAGGTCTCGCATGCCCTTCTCTCCTGAACGAGGGGCTGCCCGCCGGTGCGGGCAGCCCCAAGGTCCTGTGTGCTAGCTACCGCTGGTGCAGGCGCTCGGGCAGGTGCTGGAGCAGCCGTTGCTGGTGTCGCAGGAGTTGTAGCAGGGGGTGGGGTTGACCGTGGTGACCTCGGCGTTGAGGGTGAAGGCTTCGGTGGTGGCAGCGGCCACGGCCGGGGGCTGGTGGCGCTGGTTGATCGTGTTCTGCATGGGTGTCCTTTTCGAGCGAATGGATTGACGATGTCCTGAGGTGCCCGCTTGGGGTGATCGTGAGCGGGATCTCGGCTACTTCTCGGCGCACCTCGGGCAGAGCTTTCCGGGCGTGTCAGTGCCACATTCGTTGCACGGCTGTTTCATCTTCTTCGGCATATTATTCACCCCCTCTCTAAATGGCGTTCGATCATTGTGTGAGTTCTCCCAGCTCCGACAAACGGGCCGTGGCCTGGTCCACCACTGGGTGTCCGGGGTGCAGCGGCCGCACGGCTTGCTGGAGGTGAGAGATCTCGGACGCCCGCTCCTGTCGGACACGGGCGAGCTTGGCGAGTTCGAGGTGCAGGGAAGCTTCCTGCACATGTGAATCAGTCACCTGGGTGGACGCGAGCCCTTGCAGGGCGAGCACTTCCACGACCGGGAGCAGCGCCGAGTCGTCCTGGTCGAGCAGGAGGCCGATCATGCCCTGCGCGCTGCGGGTGGCCTGGTAGATGTCTGGGGTGTCCAGCTTCAGAAGGAGGCTCCGGCATGAGGAAGCGAACGCTTTCTGCGCTTCCTCACGTCGCCCCTGCCGCGCGTAGATCTCTCCCAGGCGGCGGAGTTGGAAGGCCGCTCCCCTCGGGTTTCCGATCTCTTCGTGCAGGCGCAGGGAGGTGAGTTGTGCTTCCTCTGCCTCGTCCAGTCGCCCCAAATGGCCGAGGAGCGAGCCAATGGACTCGTATGCCGACGCCACCCCCTGCAAGAACGCAGCCCGCTTGTAGACCGTCTTCGCTTCTTCGTTGAGGTCGAGGGCGGCCTGCCAGTCCGGGTGCAGAGTGGTGCTCAGCCGCTGGAGCATCAACCCCAACGCCCGCCCGTCGTCGGTGGCTCGGGCGGACTCCACCCCCCACTCGTACAGCTCCCGTGCGACGACCGGCTTACGCCGCACCACGTAGGTGCCAAGGTGGTCCACGATCATCCACACTTCGGGGCGGCCGAGCCGGTGGAGCATGCGGGCAGACGCGATGAGGTTGTCGATTTCGCCGTCCATCCATGCCAGGGCCTGGTTCTGGCTCGCGAACCACGGCCCGCGCGACTGCGCTTCGCGAGCCAACTGCGCACCTTCGTTGTCGGCCCGCCACCTCCAGGGGTTGAGCACCAGGTCGACAGCGGCGGACCTGACCCGGTAGAACTCTGCGATCTGGTCCACCATGCGGGTGCGGAGTTCAGACGTGAGCTGGTGCATCAGCGGTGCACGCACCTGGTCATGGACGGCGTATCGGCCCTGCCCGAGGTCGAGAAGGAGCGCGGCATCGACCAGTTCCCGCAGGATGTGGTGGGCGTCGTCGGTGGTGGTGCCCAGGAAGGAGGCTGCCATGTCAGTGGGGACGCTCGGGCCGGGGAACCCGGCCACCAGGGCGGCTGCGGACGCGGCCTGTTCCGGAAACTCGGAGAGGATTTGGGTGATGCGGTCAGGCACGAGGGACTCCTGTTCGGTTTCGGCGAGCGGGGTGTGCAGGTTCCGCGCGAGTACGGCGGCGGTGAGCGTGGCGGCCAACGGCATCCCACCGGTCGAGGTGACCGCGTGTTGGAGCAGAGGCGCGGGTACGGGCCGGTCGATCAGGAGGGCGATCAGTTCGCCCACGGTGCTGTCAGACAGAGCGGCAAGGCGCACGAACCGCCCTCCGGCGGCGACAAGGTTGTTGAGCCCACGGTGGGCCGTGGCGATCCCGGCGCATTCGGCACCGGCTGGAAACAGGCCGAGTGCGGCGTTGGGTGTGCAGTTCTCGATGACCACGAGCAACCGGCTGTCTGCGGTGGTGGTTCGCCACAACGCGGTGAGCTGATCCGGGTCCTCGGGCAGGTGGGCGTGCCCCAAGGCAGCCAGCCAGCCCCTGAGCGCGCTGTCCGGTGAGCTTCGAGCCAGGTCTGTGTACAGGGCCCCGTCGGGCCACCGGCCTCGGTGGTGGTGTCCCCAGTCGGTGATCAGCGCTGTCTTCCCAACCCCGGGTGGACCTTCAATACCTACTCGCATGGGGCCATAACGGGTGGCCCACGCCTTGTCGAGGAAGGCACGCGCTTGTACGCGGTCCAGGAACAGACGTGGGGCGGGAAGCTGGCAGGGGATCAAAGGCGGAACCGCAGGAGCGGTGTGGATGTGGACAGCGCCCCCGCGAACGTCCCGCAGCTGCACCACGGCCCCGGCGAGCCCGGTGATTTGGTTGGTCTGATTCACGCGGCCCCCTGGTGGCGCCAACGGGCGAAGTCGGCCAGCGGGGTGGAGTGTTGGCGGGTGGACCATCCCAGGAACGCGGTGGTCGCGGTGGCCAGGTCGGGGTCAGTGATCTTCAGGGCTCCGTTGCGTGAACCGACCCGGGTGTAGCGCCGTAGGTAGACAGCGGTGGGTGTGACTTCGAGGTCGGGCAGCATCCGCTGGTGCTCCAGCAGCGTCACCTTCCAGGAGGGGAGCACGTGCACCGTGCCTCCGGCCGCGGTCACGTGCTGGTAGCGGGCCAGGCCGTACTCCCCGAAAGCCCCCAGGGGTTGAGCGGGCATCCACAGGGTGCGGCGGATCAGCCCGCGGGCGCGGTGTTCCTTGATTTCCTTGGCCCACTGGGGGCGTTGCTCGAACAACAGGTTCTGGGCGTGGTGGGTGTGGCCTCGGTACCAGTGCTGCCAGCTCGCCCAGTCCGGTGGTGCGTGGTCGCGGCGGGCCAGGGTCCACCAGGTCCCCGAGCGGGACCGGTCGAGCTCTGAGGCCAGTTCGGTTTCGGTGACCGGCTCACCGTCAGCGGCGGTAAGCAGGTCGAACAAGGTCAGGGTCGGGTGCTGTTTGCGGCAGTAGTCCAGGAGCGACGCGGCCTGGTAGGAGAAGGTGCGTACCCCTGCCCGGCGGGCGATGAGTTTTCCTTCGTCCACCAGGCGGGCGAGGGTGGGCTGGGTGTGCCCGGTCAGGGTGCGGGCATCAGCGGTGGACACATACCGGCCGGGGTCGGTGAGGAGGCGGGTGCGTTGTTCGTAGATGTAGGTGGCGGGCGGCATAGGTGAGGCCTTCAAGGTTGGAGGGGTCAGGTCAGGGAGGAAGCCCAGGCGCCCATCAGGGTGAGGCTGGTGGCGGCGGTGGTGTGGGCGATGAGGATGGGGGTCAGCCTGCGGGTGTGCAGGTACAGGGCGGCGATGAAGGCTCCGCCCACTGCCGAGGCCAGGAGTGCGCTCCAGTGGGGGTCGGCGATGGCGATCCGGCTGGTCATGGAGACGAGCACGAAGGTCTGCCCGCCCCACTTCAGGGCGGTGGCCACGGCGGCTAGGACACCGAGCAGCACGAGTTCACTGGCCACGGCGGTGGCGGTCTGGGTGAACAGCACCACCGGCAACCATCCGCCAGCGGGGGTGGGGGTGGG
This DNA window, taken from Nocardiopsis exhalans, encodes the following:
- a CDS encoding lantibiotic dehydratase produces the protein MRDLYQATREGLFRAAAHAPTISWWPDLNNEDESRSWLAEVWGKRSFVQAVSHATPGLSQRVTDIVAGKRPAPEVRKAAVSITRYMLRSHRPTPFGLFAGVAPARFTDATALRWGGEHHAHARIDSDWLEDIVHQLESDPDLLDRLPVVATNLLLKRGSRLQFTHRLNTVTLDSSAPVREVLDQAKTPVRFCDLVDHLACTFGAQVVVVRPMVAALVRLGVLITSLRAPSTVTDPLRYIVDQVHTHGVTDQTAPLVTELDRVLQDLDNHNSAPPAHQNREALHERMRVLSPRGRTPVSVDLHLDVDVDLPSSIAEDMAEAASTLLRLSPRTVFPQWEQYHAAFLDRYGTGARVPLTELVHPDTGLGLPRDYPGSTMPKAEPVAVTDRDTHLMTLVQEALQTSSEEIVLDDTVLARLSADLTPRVPPHVEMKARIHAPTLRDLDHGTYALTVTPAYHAGVFTGRFTAPDSSRGRVFANLPTSVEGALPVQVASTPAYAHAQNVGRVDRFTEHTIVIGEHPGTGTVIPLEELAVTADWGRLYLLWRNQVVEPAAFHALALEKQPPILAQFLVNVARGTLTPFLELDWGAAKHLPYLPQVRRGRAILHTARWRLTSADLASPSVGTEQWDQALKEWAHTWALPQIVELRHGDQTLVLDRTVAVHRAILRFHLDQEEVALLHQVPAPSGDGWCQGRPHEVVTTLLSTQALKPAPKPGVEVTSQRDQLPASSDAHWLSAKIFGARDRQRELLTQHLPQLISRLGDRQVWFIRYWDSSEHDHLRLRIAVTNPEDYGSCATQLGAWTEELRSFRLCRHLTLDTYRPESGRYGTGPALEAAEKVFVADTRLVTDQLSNLSGIDPVAVGAAGAFHIATAFWGTQTQARDWFIDNPVHGQADPTTRATTTEALALITRPAENSLGETSAAARKELAQALRGYREQLPEHLDADHVLSSLVHMHHNRWFGAERATERAALKVARAVALSLRDRKKAP
- a CDS encoding FxLD family lanthipeptide, whose translation is MQNTINQRHQPPAVAAATTEAFTLNAEVTTVNPTPCYNSCDTSNGCSSTCPSACTSGS
- the fxlM gene encoding methyltransferase, FxLD system — its product is MMNDTTPTRTPDDLRAALVTQLAETGAIRTEPVRTAFATVPRHRFLPAHPPQEAYTNKYVVTHHTAGGEAISSISQPSVVAMQLEQLDVRPGMRVLEIGAGTGYNAALMDELVGPGGKVVSIDIEPDVTAAAQVHLLDTGHDRVDVITGDGADGASDQGPFDRIIATTGVWDIPPAWWDQLAPGGRMVIPLRWRALTRSLTLEQVDDRLIAREVRLCGFIPMQGQDGEKAFPLAEGVTVHFDQDTPVDEALARALDTSRTEAWSGVRITGETPLEGVWMQMACTEPGTGRMVTKPPALGTDLVKPAIPPLNPILVNKGSLAYLSVRKISEEEPRLELGAIGHGPEGHHLAERICEQVRRWDSNRDGDPNVTVYRKSELPQVSEGTVIEKDSSVLVVSMSSGNEDG
- a CDS encoding lanthionine synthetase C family protein → MNAPSEPRADAFSLGRGAPGILLAHAARAHTGRGSWEQAHDWAKIMVAAAVPAGDRAGLYEGAPAVAFALHVADHPAYASALDTVHEATVSLIERRLNNTEVRMHTGNLPELREFDLISGLTGLGTYLLTVCPDHRLLPEVLAYLVRLTQPMDTEHGPAPGWWTLNAPTDHPDPAHPNGHGNLGLAHGITGPLALLATTHLAGITTPDQSQAMRRILDWLDTWNQNPDRSWWPEWVTTPFPATADRPQRGRPSWCYGAPGIAWAHHLAGRALGDRDRQIQAEHALLAAADLKQTGLLTEPGLCHGRTGLQLILNRIAEHALLPELRSLTPLPPATTAAPTPGLLDGQAGIDLARTGPTTWANCLLLGPTPVLQRTPTPAS
- a CDS encoding type I polyketide synthase — protein: MTTDQPAPPHAPVAIIGMGCRLPGGVNSPDQLWKTLIEGRDCLSRIPQERWELMVERLHPDQVPEHPFAAGIVDHAFDHAYFGISADEAAEMDPQQGWLLEVAHEALADAALDPAELAGTRTGVYVGAASIDQAATNFGARARAGVFTASGAGMAILANRLSHHLDLAGPSLTLDTACSSSLTALHYAVRDLRSGEVEAALVGGTNVLTNPVITASFTETGVLSSRGRCAPFDHNADGYVRSEGAVVLVLTRTGEATTRGHRIWARVTGTGIGHGGKTPHLLAPRADRQAQAIQRALDDAGIRPGQVGWVQAHGTGTKAGDRIEARGIAQALGEGGPVAVGSVKSVLGHLEGAAGALGVMAAALAVHHGQAPPTLHHHQLRAGLEHQVRVPVRAEPWPHTSQVNGGRVAGVSGFGFGGSNAHAILTQAPATDPPSVEDPTPLPETVFISAHSPAALASAAGRLAVNAPRGGSVGTAADTSLTRGPHHRWRAAVTATDLGTLVQGLRSLQDGTPDPYTITPRLTLGQRPLVVFVYSGHGGHHPHAGTELMYRPVFAQSVEEARAALAQQTGSPVWAPGQDITGFTDAQHCTHLIQVGLTALLADRGINPDLVLGHSVGEIAAAHTAQILDTGAAARVLARRSELLAQLTEAGGLLAVRARADEVQALLGPYLGRLTIASYSAPNVQVIAGPEEDLGHLHTHLEKEGVWCKPVPDVIPAHSPLIDPLAPALREALAGLVSAPPRLPIVSTADPDHTAGHPHTWGPAYWADQARQPVRFTQALHTTASAMGQRPVVFVEIGPKVLLAEHITHTLTDVAVTAVTSDSFGFARGIGQLYTTGITPTGPTTRAHPDLVIAPGWDHTRSGSTTTDQPRALTPARDQVQAHLTEEVARLADLPEGLDLDSTWARVGLGSHNLLQLISRLRRVPAWAQVDIQLFLSEQTFRQVASTLSELLPGPNEPALEGVPSVLP
- a CDS encoding tetratricopeptide repeat protein is translated as MGHAHLPEDPDQLTALWRTTTADSRLLVVIENCTPNAALGLFPAGAECAGIATAHRGLNNLVAAGGRFVRLAALSDSTVGELIALLIDRPVPAPLLQHAVTSTGGMPLAATLTAAVLARNLHTPLAETEQESLVPDRITQILSEFPEQAASAAALVAGFPGPSVPTDMAASFLGTTTDDAHHILRELVDAALLLDLGQGRYAVHDQVRAPLMHQLTSELRTRMVDQIAEFYRVRSAAVDLVLNPWRWRADNEGAQLAREAQSRGPWFASQNQALAWMDGEIDNLIASARMLHRLGRPEVWMIVDHLGTYVVRRKPVVARELYEWGVESARATDDGRALGLMLQRLSTTLHPDWQAALDLNEEAKTVYKRAAFLQGVASAYESIGSLLGHLGRLDEAEEAQLTSLRLHEEIGNPRGAAFQLRRLGEIYARQGRREEAQKAFASSCRSLLLKLDTPDIYQATRSAQGMIGLLLDQDDSALLPVVEVLALQGLASTQVTDSHVQEASLHLELAKLARVRQERASEISHLQQAVRPLHPGHPVVDQATARLSELGELTQ
- a CDS encoding DUF6879 family protein; amino-acid sequence: MPPATYIYEQRTRLLTDPGRYVSTADARTLTGHTQPTLARLVDEGKLIARRAGVRTFSYQAASLLDYCRKQHPTLTLFDLLTAADGEPVTETELASELDRSRSGTWWTLARRDHAPPDWASWQHWYRGHTHHAQNLLFEQRPQWAKEIKEHRARGLIRRTLWMPAQPLGAFGEYGLARYQHVTAAGGTVHVLPSWKVTLLEHQRMLPDLEVTPTAVYLRRYTRVGSRNGALKITDPDLATATTAFLGWSTRQHSTPLADFARWRHQGAA